The sequence ACCGtccaaataaatcattcaatttaattggttaattataataattaaattaaatcatcatatttgaaatattttataaatgagttatttttttattattaaatataaactcacaatatatattaatatcatttatttatattaaaaaacataaaaaaataattttattttctttcttcccTTTCGTAAGTTTTACATTCTCAATTCTCATTCTCTCTAATCAaacattattttcattcttACTCTCATTCCTTCCCTCTCATCTCCACTCTGCCCACATTCTCACCCTCTCCACTCTCATGCTCATTCCAAGATTCAAATATACCCAAATAACAAAACTAAatagaatttttcaaaaataatcataaaagattaatttaaactaaattaagTGTAGTTGCTAAGGTCAAATCTCAACCATCCTTATtacaaaaacttatatataataaagttattGGAAATAGATAGAACATGAGGTCTTTTAACAAGTTTTAAAATGGTTTTCAACTCCCTAAAGTTCTTTCTACATCCCATAACTGCATATGACTATTTGATTGTTTTAGTCcctttattatttatacaaacatatttattttaattctttaatttattcaatttgGTCTTTAACACAAATTTGAATTTAGTTGGggaaaaattagagaaaattttaaaaataaaccttGTGGTTTCCTAGTTTTGCAAAAAAGAAACAGgggtttgttttttttgtttttaacttatGTGGTTTCTCTAGctaacaaaaaagagaaaaatcgtTAACAACCTTTTAATAATGTTAACTTACAGAGGCAAAATGgtcaatttataataaaaaaatgccacatatcataaaaaaaacatgttttcgaacatgattttattttttattttattttggaatttaagttttttttatttattaaaattttgagagagattaatagattaaaaaaaaaaatttatgtcaaattagatgatttttaaataaattgaccATTTTACTCTTGTGAGTTAACACCGTTAAcagttttttccttttttgctaGCTGAAAAACCCACATAGGTAAAACAAAACCTTTGTccttttttctataaaaatggaaaatcataggtttatttttgaaattttcccaaaaaattaTGGTGTTCAATTTTCCACACATATGTAAATGCATCCATCATTTACGAACGTCCGTAGATTTTCGTATCAACCATTGGATTTCACTCTAACGGTTGTGCACTATGTAATTGACAATATCACCGAGCTAATAAATAGTACAAAGTGAAAAATGAGATGTACAATATTTTGATCTTAACTATTCAATTAATTTCTGCACCATGTCTTAACAAATCTCAATCGTTCAACCCTTTTTCTATTAGACGTACAAGAActataaaaaaccaaaacctaAAACTAATCAACCCCAATGAATCctattaaactttaattaatatTCACCATAACTACCTAATATGTATTGTGGTCAAATGCGGATGTTCTACGAATGTCTGCAGTTGacgtattatatatatatatatatatatatatatatatgtataaagcATTAACATCAGCTGAgatattaattataaacaattatttctaaataccaacaataataattgcttttaagaaaataattattaaataatagcAAATGGTAACCATATGAGAGTTTACTCGAGCATTTGATTGCTTGGGTTTCCAACCAAGTTACAAAAGAAATGCTAAatcaacataaatttttttaaaaaaactcaaccACGTACTAACAGCCACTTGAATAACTAGCTTTTAATTAGtgtatttacaaaaataattattgagcTAGCAATCATCATGTTGAACGAGTACAAAACTACAGAAACattttattggaaaaaaaagtCTTCTGATGAAGGTCTGCGCGCGCGTTCCAGTCTATGGAAAATAATGAAACATAGCAAACAATAGCAGATACCGAGCCACATGGTCAAATGAGCAGGCATGCACTAAGACCACATGCTGTTCGAGCACTCACCAATCCATTCACCAACCGCGCCCATCACATGGTCCAACAATTCACCTGTCACACTTTAAAATTTTCCAACTTCCCTGTATTTAAGTCCATGCACCATATGCTCCTCTCCACGCACTCTATCTCCAAGCCAACTAAGTTTCTTACTTTCTTCATTTCCATAGATTGTAAGTGATGGACAAGCTACCAAAGTGTGGAGCTAACTATACTCCTTTGAGCCCCATTTCCTTCTTGCCAAGAGCCGCTGCGGTCTACTCTCAACGCACGTCCATCATCTACAACTCCATCCGTTTCACATGGAAGCAAACCTATGATCGTTGCCTCCGTCTCGCTTCATCTCTCCGATCACTAAACATCACCAAGAATGATGTGGTTCGTGTATATCTATACACACAATACATTCATAtatgatgataatttttttttatatttgttgtaaaatttttgtatttgtaattatatGTAGGTTTCGGTACTTGCACCGAATATTCCGGCAATGTATGAGATGCACTTTGGAGTGCCGATGGCCGGGGCAGTGCTAAACACCATAAACACACGCCTGGACGCAGGCAACGTGGCCACCATCCTGAAGCACTCCGAAGCCAAGATCCTCTTCGTGGACTACCAATACGTGCCACTTGCTCGACAGGCTCTCAGCCATCTCACAGATGATGGTACGCCGGTACCGCTTGCTGTCGTGATCGATGACATCGAATCACCGACTGGTGTGCGGATGGGCGAGCTGGAGTACGAGCAGCTCATCATGTCTGGAGAGGAATACCAATATAATGGAGTGGAGGATGAGTGGGATGCCATCGCATTGAACTACACTTCTGGCACGACGTCGGCTCCGAAAGGAGTGGTGTACAGCCACCGAGGTGCGTACCTGAGCACAATGAGTCTGTTGTTACAGTGGGGTGTGGGGAATGAACCGGTGTATCTCTGGTCCCTTCCCATGTTCCACTGCAACGGATGGACCTTCACATGGGGCATGGCGGCACGAGGCGGCACCAACGTTTGCATCCGCAACACTGCACCAGCCGAGATGTACCGCGCCATCGCGGACCACAAAGTCACGTACATGTGTTGCGCGCCAGTCGTGTTCAACATCATGCTCGAAGCCAAGAACGAAGATCGGCGCCCCATCACGTCTCGTATCGAGGTACTCACCGGTGGGGCGCCTCCTCCGGCGGCGCTGCTGGAGAAGATCGAGGATATGGGGTTTCATATAACTCATGCTTATGGTATGACTGAGGCTACAGGGCCGGCTTTAGTGTGTGAGTGGATGGCTGAGTGGGATCTCCGGCCGGCGGAAGAGCGGGCTGAGTTGAAAGCTAGGCAGGGGATCAGTGTGCTTTCTCTTCAAGAAGTGGACGTGAAGGATGCGAAGACTATGTCAAGCGTGCCACGTGATGGAAGGTCACTCGGGGAGGTGGTGCTGCGTGGTAGTAACGTAATGAAGGGTTACTTGAAGAACAGTGAGGACACGGCTGCGGCTTTCAAGGATGGTTGGTTTCTCACCGGAGATGTGGGTGTTATCCATCCTGATGGGTATCTAGAGATAAAGGATAGATCTAAGGATGTGATTATATCTGGAGGGGAGAACATCAGCAGTGTGGAGTTAGAGACGGTGTTGTACCGACATCCGATGGTGAGGGAGGCAGCGGTGGTGGCGATGCCGCACCCTCGCTGGGGAGAAACACCGTGCGCTTTCGTGTCACTTGTCAAGGGATATGTTGGTGTGACTGAGGAGGATATTGTGTCTCATTGTAGGAGCAATATGGCAAGGTTTATGGTGCCCAAGAAGGTggttttcatggatgagctTCCAAAGACCTCTACTGGCAAAATCCTCAAGTTCAAGCTTAGAGAGATGGCcaaaggattccaagtgatctCGGAGAAGAAACCACTAGCAGTGATAGTGAAGAAGGGGTATGCTACACAGGAGAACATGCAAGCAACCACCCCAACTCCAGTAATTCTTATATAGTTTGTGAGTGAGTTTAATCACTTTGTGGTTGTGTTTATTATCTGTTAATCAATTTCTTGGTGCATGTTGTATTCCCTTCGTGTGCAAAGGAATAAAAGTCTTTCAGTGATTTGTTAatcactttctttttatttattaatactttttggaagaaaagtgaataaaccacttaTATATTGAAAGGAAAGACGAAAGTACAAAGAGTTAAATCCTCTCACCAGAAATGAGGGAACAAAGACAGGGAAATAAAAAGCGGTAGGCAGAAAGTAGATAAAGTGTCAAGTAGGCGAAGACACGTCTGGCGATCTCGAGCTGTCTCGATATATTAATCACTTTCTTGGTCCGTTATGAGTTGATGGGATGATATTTTAAATCTAATTAAGTTTTGACATTAGtttaagtttatatttaaatttaaattaatcatagtGGCCCAAAACATTATTTTACAAATTCATATTAATCGCCGCCACCACAACAGACAGGCGAGTGGTATATATTATtactagataaataaataaataaataaataaataattctagtCACCAACCTAGCCTTGGGATGAGTAGCACTTTTCCTCCCTCCAAAAATGTATTACATCAGAgagatattttcaaaaaatttgtaattttgtaaaCCACCTCCATACTTGTCTATACTTGTCTATTTCTTGATTACACCAATAATTCCTTATTTATTCTTCATGTGAATACTCTATTTCATTAAGGAGGACTATGTATATTGAAAGTAACAATATGAATTTTTGAGTTAAAATttcacccaaaaaaaatataaatgtcatatttattcaaaattgatgTAATTGGAGGTGGATATCTTTACTTCCACACACTacttattcaataaaaattgttCTTATATGGATGTCATAATCTATTATATTTGCAAGCATGGGTTTTCATCTTATGTCATTGTGCTTACATTTGCTAGCATGCATGGGTTTTCATCTTAAGTTGTTGTGCTTACATGCTTACTATTTTGGATcacttctatgttttcttagcgTTATCTTAGAAcccaaaaatacaatttatatatttataaggaGCCTCATATCCGCTccactttgctttattttcattattttatttgcttgatatATGTCTACAATCTATATTAAACCTTAAAttgacatataaataaaaataaaaaaaagtagattaCTAAAAGattgaattaatttattaaaatgtcaagcaaataaaagaaagagGGAGAAAAAGAATTTAGGATAGTACTATAAATTGAGaggaacaaaacaaaaatttccttttctttcttacaaacaaaacatattTTAGATGATAATTAAGAGCATGAGAATTGAAAGATCACAtattagggtaaatttttttagtaaaggTACCAAACTATGACATTTTCTCGTTTTGAGGTCCAAACTTCAATTAGAATCAAAATGATTATCCAACTTTTTTTACTGGTAATTATCCATAAGATTCAGGtctttttataatgtaaatACCAAACATTTTCTATCATGATTACATAACACACTATCCAAACGCTATTGGCAATTCCATCTCATTTGCTAACAAAGAGAATTTTAAACATTagatcataaaaaaatagaccAAATTTTTTTGGGTGACCACcaagtgaaataaaattaaagttaaataactattttgatttaaattaaagtttgggCCTCAAAATGGAAAAAGAGTAGTAGTTTAATGCCCTataaaaaatacctaaattgttTTGTTTAGTGTAAGCAAttgaaatgaaaatgaagagtaTTATAATTATGATGTGCAAttgaaatgaaaatgaagagtattataattatttgtgttttttcattGCATTTGTTTTAAGTTGCAATGAttaaagagaattttttttttgttttttataaaaaaattggtggACCTGATTCATTCCAtggaaatacaaataaacaatgttCTAAAACCCGATCGGGAGTGACCCAAGAAAGTTCTGGGGTCATGGGTTAATGGTACGATCGGGGTTGAcccaattttcaaataatatatatatatatatatatatatatatatatatatatatattaattaaatatgtaatataaatcacaaagaatttgaaaaataataatacaaactaTAATAAAcaagtaactttttttttttaataatttatagatACTAACAGTAATTGTGAAAACCACAATGTCTTTTAATATcatataacaaattattatgatttacaAGCAAAATGTTCAGCATGTATATGGATGAGATAAATCATAAGCATGTATTtgataactttaaaaaaaatatagtgtaAAATGTACAACCCATATTTAAGACTGATTGCAATTAACACATGCAGTTTGGTTCTCAAAAGTTTAGTATTAAactattaattgatatttaattagattatgcatataaacatttatatttCATGCGTTTAAAAATGAAGAggagcatgtatttttatttttaaaaaataagcaagtacaaaattaattttattataaaataattttttattaaaaaagttcTTTAACATTTGAATCATAGTTATCAGACCCGGTTCGGACATTGACCCGGTCAAGGCTCTGGGTCACGGGTCAATTGGTTCAACCGTCGGGTCATTTGGGTCAATACtgggttaataaaaataatttaaaatattatttttaaaattataaattagtttttaattatataatgatatatcataataatatccatgaattattagttatcaaataaataatttgatggaaaaaatacaaaacaattgttaatctttgatttggaagtagtagaaaagaggaaaaaagctcaaacttcacataataccaacacataacaatactaattcacaataaaagtttaaatttatcatcaaagtatcaaaccaaactcaatccaatatataaccaaagttcaaaactgaaattacaaatcaaactgGGTCAATCGGTTTGACCACTGGGTCAACTGGTTCGACCGACGGGTCAATCGGTCCGACCGCTAGGTCAACCGTTCTAACCACCGGGTCAATGCGGGTCAGAACGGGTTGATTGCATAACCGGTCTAATTAAAGACCCGGACCAGTTGAAGCACCGGGTCACCGAGTCAACCGGTCCGATAGCTGagccggtccgggtttgataaTTATGATTTGAACCAAGATCTCACTTTTGCTTCAAAAACACTTAACTACATAAGCTATGAAAGTGTACTAgcatatgaaattaaaaaaaaaaaattaaaggtaatatttattatttataaacactGGTTGACTAAATCGAGTGACATGGCATGCTGAGTCTTGTAGTCCTACCTTCTTGGCATTAGGAGCTGTATAAAAACATAACTGAATCGGATGCTTTAGTTTGGTTGGTCAGCAAGTCAGTCTCCATTTTCAATGGACTCTGGCTTtgttcaatttaattattcttttcatttctatatCACATCAAATTGATCATGCCAGCACAAAAAACTCATATATGTAATGTAGGATGCCTTGATTGTCTTTTGACCTACCCCAATGTCTCGTCAATGCATATACAATAGTTATAACTTATAAGCCAAGTTGTGCTGATTGCAGTACTATAACTCCAATGTCTCGCCAATGCATATACAatagtttattaatttatgataaattataattttattgtgataaaaaagagtatgttttttttctcaagcTCCCTTCCAAATTTTATTGTAGTCGATAGCAATGGATGGCAAACAATAAGAGGTCAAACCATTTTGAAGGAATTGTGGTCATTACCCTCAAAAGTAGGGGAGAGCATCTGTCGGTTCGATAACCGAACCGAATTATCGGTTAGCCGAACCAAAATATATTCAAAGATATAAACCGAACCGAACCAAATAAAGGTAAAACCAAAATTAACCTAACTGAAATTTTTTAGGGTTATTAAccgaaattatatataaaaaagtttttaaatgatttctagggtaattaatttaactattaattcataatttttttaattcatcgTTCAGTCATTTTAGGCGGATTATAACCTATTAAATAATGGtcttataaattaatcatatacAACTTATGCAAAAGCCTTGCctacatataatttttgttttatttatataacataattCGGTTTGGTTTCGgttaaaccaaatttttttactaaaaagcCAAACAGAACCCGAATACCAAATTATCAATAGAATTGTtaccaaaccaaacaaaaaaaaaatcagtaaccGCCAAACTTTTTATTCGGTTTGGTTCGGGTTTGGTATTCGGTTTTTCCAAATAATGCTCACCCCTACTCAAAAGAGAGGGTTTTGGTGAGTGCAATCATTTGGGACAAAGAATTGGGTCCCAAGCACAAATATTGACTGGATTTCTTGGCATGCCTGCTCGATCTAGTCAATATATTGGCCTTCATAATAAGAGTTGGCAAAAAGTGCCGAAACCACTGAAGGATAAATTGTTCAAATTTATTGAGGTAACACACATAATTAAATTGTTCAAATGTGTTGTGACTATAAATATAGAGGCATCATTAAGTTatattaataaactaaattatttataatgttttcaAATAGTTCTGATTTGTTTTAGAAATTCCAAGAGAGTATGTGCTCAAGTCTTTGTGGAAGAAGTGGAGAGATTACAAGCATGATTTGAAAAACCGTCATTTCAAAAGAGAAGTTGGTTTACAGGCGAACAAGAATAAACATCCAGATGTAACCATTCGATCGAATAAGAATAATTAGTCTGTTTTTTTGTATTCAAAGATAGGAGAGGTCCgaataattattttacttatttattaaaattattatatctttcttatttataatttagtatATGCGTCAATATGTAGGATTCTGAAAAGCTTGGGATCACTAGCataaagtaacaaaaatatacTGGATCAAAGAGTTTTgcgagaaagaaaaaaagaaaatggtaaGTAACTATATATTAAGCATTAAATTGTTGGAAATGAGTTATAAAtgttgtttttagttttctttgtaTTTCAATGATGTGTTACAATTAATCTCTCGATGTTTGTGATTCAaacaaatttttgtttaattacttgTAGGAGGTCAACAGTGGAAGAAAAGTAGGATGGcttgaattttttaaagcaactcATACCAAAAAGGATGGTTCTCACATGAACATGGAAATTGAATAAATTATggtaaaaattatgtttttagtatttttttttaatttgtaattttttttggaatatattactttaaaaaaattatttcaatatatataggaGAAGGCAAATGAGAAGTTAGCTAAATGTCAAACAATAGATGGGGATATTTAAATGGTTGAAACTGAAATTTTAACGAAACTTTTTGGAAAAGAAAGATGTGGCACGGGTAAGAGGGGTTGGATTAGGTTCAACACCGAAAAGTTATTATGAAAATACGACTAGCAAAACCTTTGTTGCCTCAAGCACCCAATCAAGTGTGTTCGTTGAGAGATTTCATCAAATGGAACAACAAATGCAACTAATAAAAGAAGAGCCTGAGCAAAATAGTATTCAATACAATGCTTTTCCTTGGGTTTTTGCAAAATCAATTTCCTAGAGTTACTATCAATGAAGTTAACATAGGTGGCTCAACTTCAGAATCACAGGTATTTAGAAAGTGCAAGTTTCATGCGTTTGAAAATTAAGAGGAGCAtgaatttttatcataaaataaatttatattaaaaaggtTTCTTTAACATTTGAACCAAGATATCACTCTTGCTTCAAAAACAATTAACCACTTAAACTATGAAAGGGTACTtacatatgaaattaaaaaaaattaataaagtaatattattatttataaacctTGGTTGACCAATTCAGGTGGCATGGCCTGCTGAGACTTCTTGTCCGGCCTTCTTGCCATTAGGAGCTGTATAATAACACAACTGAATCGAATGCTTTAGTTTGGTCAGTCTGTCTCCATTTCTAACGGACTCTGCCTTtgttcaatttaattattcttttctaTTCTATATCACATTAAATTGATCATGTCAGCACAAAAAACTCACACCTGTAAAGCAAGATGCCTTGACTGTCTTTTGGCCTACCCCGGCGGAAGGAGGCAAACACCTGTACAGACTCTCTAATCTAGTTCCTTTTAATGGAGAAGTTTCTTCCAATAATCAGCGGCAGCACTCCACCGGCGAGCTGTGTCTTTGCCTTCGCTCATCTTCTCGAACACGTTGCAGAAAAGAGAGGAGGTTTTGCTTTCGAATTTCAATTCAAGAAATCAAGAGATGCAATGTTGTATATTATTAGTTTAGGATCTGAACCCGTTAACAATGATCGGGTTCGGGATTGAACTCTACACGAATATTGACCAGTTCAGATCTGGACTTTGAACCTATATTGACttgtatatataaatgagtCTATACTTTGAACCTATGTTGACTTGTATGGAGTTTGTggtattttgcttttattttgaaCTTACGTAGACTTATATTTACTTTGTGGTATTTTGCTTTGTATTGACTTCTATTCCTTGTAATGAGtaaatttgtgttacttttaagCTTAGCATTTGGCCTGATGAATTAATTTCCACAACTCCGTATTCTTGTTTAGTTCATATTCTTCGGTGGTAGGTAATGTCATTGAAGATGCACATAATCACATGTTCTTCATGtgtaaattgaaaaattgacaaaaaataaaattgctcaaattcaaaaaatagtataataaaataaaaattagcgGCCTTTATGGGTTAAAAGCCAACAAATTTCATcattagcatatatatataaatgttctAATTTATCAGcgtttttcaaataaatcactGCTAATTTCATGGCATTTGCCACAAAAACGCCGGTACCTCGACGAGCCTTATTATATGAATGTTCTAATTTACcggcatgttttttttttttaataaaaaagctCATTCAGATACTGCCATTTATTTAAAACACCGACACTAACTTAGCGGAGTTTATTCAAAAAACCCCCCACTAAATTTGGAGCATTTGTTTGAAAACACACCCCGAAATTagtgcatttaaaaaaaaggcattTTACAGGTGTACccctaaataattttgaaattacatatttaccctgaataaaagaaataattgcaTGCATACCTCcaaataatacatataattgcgtatatacccCCGGGATTCAAAATAGTTGAAAAACCATCCGTTAACAAACCgcagatatataaaataaccattATACCCTTTGCTTATATACCattataaccatagttaataAAGTTTGATTAACTTCTGCTAACGGAATCTAATAAAAAGGGCATATCcgtaattacctatatttttcagaggtatatatacaattatattttttaacttgGCCTTTAGAACATTATAGCCAAGCAaatgtactttttttatttttatttttattttttattttattttatttttttagaagagTTAAATCATAACTATATATAACAGTACTAAAATGACACTAAATGTGTGAGAGCCACTTCAATTTCGCTTTCATGTTGCTTCATAATATGTGTTGTCTACAGTGGGCTCCCATCTTGGCAAGGTTTGCACCATTTTGTTGCCTTTTGAAGCATTGTATAATTAAGGGCTTGCTTGGGAGATGAAGGAGTGGTTCATAATGGAGGGTAGGGTAGGGTAAAGTAAGGAAAATTGAGTTTTTAAGTTATACTTTGTTTGGAACCAAGGTAAAGTAAATTGAGGTTACCAAACCTTgtaatgtttggattgaaggtaataAAGGGTAATGTATTGTgttaatattactaaaatacctttataacaaaaagatatgttgatgataatatatatgagtattttgtgtttgttattGGAGATaatggaatttattttttatttaagattcgggatttatcttaaattttttttaaagcataatGTGGAATTcttttccaaaattaaaaaaaaaataatgttgagAAACGTAATTCGATTTGTTTAGGTTTCTTTGATTCTAAAAATTTCTAAtcaattaggatttttttaattcaaactaTGTATAGATATATGGTGCACAAATAACACTAATGACGCTAATGACACTAATAGCTTTGGGTCATTTtcagacatatatatatgtgcattttATTCCGACATGCAATTTTTATGGTGGATCACGCACCCTTTGTGGCTTTGTTGTCTTTCACACAAAAATGCCCATTAATAGCCTGAACAAGAATTTGGAAACCtgaaaaatcaagaattaaaataaaaaaattcactgaTATTTTACTCACAAAAAAACCATCTTTAAGCACTCCATGTACACATATATCATAGCATTGTAATATCATTATATATCTTTCTCTAGAACATGAACCTCATGAGAACCAACAAGGATGCCATTAGAAGCCATTCATACATCAACAGAATGCGTTCAAATTGTTCACAAAAACTACTAGAGTCttacaacattaaaaacatcaaaaacaagTTCAAACTGTTTCAAAAAAACTACTAGAGTCTTATAACATTCATTGTTGCGGATCATCACCATAATCCAACCAATACAACAATAAAGACTTGCATTCCTCTATTGGACATCTAATTAAACCTTCCAATAACTTAGAATCTTTGATGATAAACCTATAAGCTTTGCCAAGAATAGGGTGTGAGATCCCTAAATCTTTAAGCATACCCCAAACGTTGTAATCCTTGGTAGGATCGGTGGTAGATGCTTGAACTAATATGTtggttgattgaaaaatagcatcaGCTACCGTCTCAATTGTTGTAGCCACTTTGTCAAAATTGTCATCATCATAATTTATTCCTTTACTCTTTTTGTGCCTAGATGAACTTGGAGCTTAAGTTTGCGATTATTGATATGTAGCCATTGGTGATGTTTCATCTTTCCCTTCTTTGTCTTACACACATGTATTTGGATTTTTACCCAAATTCTCTAAGTTCATTGTGTTTAGCAAAACTAACAAATCAATTTCATCTATTGTGTTTCCcgaaaaatttatttcatttcgcCTTTGTCGCCTCATTTTGACGCAGTTTTCGCTTGTACCCCAGTTCCCGGATCCTGTCCGTAAAGTTGAACAAGTTTCTCATAATTTCTTACCCTTTTGTTCATTCATTCAGCAGCTTCTGGTTTGGTCTAAATGTAAAATAATGTTGTTATCAGAATGTAGTTAGCATTACTtccttattcaaaaaaataaaaaacttaccTCAATTAAATGTTGTCATACTTCAGAGTCAGCATGCCACATTTCGCTAGTTGGATTCCATGCGAATCCACTCATTCCATTCTTGAAAATGTCATAGCACTTTATAAAAGCTcgctttatatttttttatgcagtTTTGGACCCTTTCTTTGTCTATTGGCTTATCCAAAAATTTACTCATCACTTCATTTACAATGTTCTCCAATACATGTGTGGTGAATGTTCCACCAACTCTATTTCCCATTGTTTGTTGATGTAAGTATGCATCAATGAGAGCATGATCATCCATAGCAAACGTCCATACACACTTATTTTAAACTACATCAATAAGAACACAAAATTGTTAATAACAATGACTTATTTAAAATCTATGAATGtatgtaattaaaaaagttTGCAAGGCACaccatgaaataaaataaatccatttaacaacaatgcaaaaacaacatcatccatttaacaacaatgcaaaaacaacatcatcaaTTTAACAACAACGCGAAAACAAC is a genomic window of Dioscorea cayenensis subsp. rotundata cultivar TDr96_F1 unplaced genomic scaffold, TDr96_F1_v2_PseudoChromosome.rev07_lg8_w22 25.fasta BLBR01001228.1, whole genome shotgun sequence containing:
- the LOC120255891 gene encoding trans-cinnamate:CoA ligase, peroxisomal-like is translated as MDKLPKCGANYTPLSPISFLPRAAAVYSQRTSIIYNSIRFTWKQTYDRCLRLASSLRSLNITKNDVVSVLAPNIPAMYEMHFGVPMAGAVLNTINTRLDAGNVATILKHSEAKILFVDYQYVPLARQALSHLTDDGTPVPLAVVIDDIESPTGVRMGELEYEQLIMSGEEYQYNGVEDEWDAIALNYTSGTTSAPKGVVYSHRGAYLSTMSLLLQWGVGNEPVYLWSLPMFHCNGWTFTWGMAARGGTNVCIRNTAPAEMYRAIADHKVTYMCCAPVVFNIMLEAKNEDRRPITSRIEVLTGGAPPPAALLEKIEDMGFHITHAYGMTEATGPALVCEWMAEWDLRPAEERAELKARQGISVLSLQEVDVKDAKTMSSVPRDGRSLGEVVLRGSNVMKGYLKNSEDTAAAFKDGWFLTGDVGVIHPDGYLEIKDRSKDVIISGGENISSVELETVLYRHPMVREAAVVAMPHPRWGETPCAFVSLVKGYVGVTEEDIVSHCRSNMARFMVPKKVVFMDELPKTSTGKILKFKLREMAKGFQVISEKKPLAVIVKKGYATQENMQATTPTPVILI